From Syntrophorhabdus sp.:
TCCACGACGGCCATCCGACGGACAGGCTTCCTCAATGTGAGCTACGGAGAGGACTACGCCGCCGCGTTGAGGATATCCCGGGAATACAGGATCGGAAGGATCTATGAAAGCCTCTACCTGTGCCGCCGCTGGCAGGGCAACACCGATGCCGGTCTGTCCCTGGAGGCGGCGAACAGGAATGACTCCTTCAAGGACTCCCTCCGCACCGCGGAGATCATCGAACGGCAGAGATTGGCAGGGGAGTCCCGCACGTGACGGAAGAGTTGAGGGACCGGATCTTCGCGACCTTCGACGGAGAGGAGGACGCACCTTCCCTCGAGGAATCGTGCAGAGGGCTCCTCTCCGAACAGCAAACGACCTGGCGGGAACTCAGGCAGGCCTATGCTTCGCTGCGCGGGACGCGGTACCGCGACATAGCGTGTGACGGGTTCTCGATCCGCCTCCTCTTTAATCCCGGCAGGGCCGTCAACACGACGGCCGCCGTGAGCCCCGAGGAGATCGGCGAAAGACCCTGTTTCCTTTGCGTCGCCAACCTGCCCGTCGAGCAGAAGTGCATCCTCTACCGGCGTGAGTTCCTGATCCTCGGTAACCCGCGGCCCGTGGTGCCCTTTCACCTCACCATCGCGCATGTCAGCCATCGCCCCCAGACCATGGCCGTCCACACAGAGACGTTCCTGCGCATAGCGGCTGACCTCGGTCCCGGTTTCACGACCCTCTACAACGGGCCGCGTTGCGGGGCCTCTGCCCCCGACCACCTTCATTTCCAGGCGGTACCTTCGGGACAGATGCCTATCGAGAAGGAGATCCACGGGAGGAAAGGCTTCACGCCAACCGTTTCCCGGACCAGGGTCACCGATGTATCCGTGCGGAGGTTGGCCGGCCTCGGGCGCGAGGTCATCCTCATCGAAGGAGATGATGTGCCCCGCCTGGCAGCCGCCTTCAGGGATTACGCGCACGATCTTGCAGATGTGTCGACGCCCCCGGGCGGGCCCGCCGGAGAACCCATGATGAACGCGACCGCCTCTTTCGACGGAAGAATATGGCGCCTCCTCGTCTTCCCCCGACGTGCCCACCGCCCGGCTGCCTTCTACAGAGATGATGACGCAAGGCTCCTTGTCAGCCCCGCCGTCATGGAAATGGCGGGCATCATCGTCACCCCCGCGGAGCGCGATTTCGATCGTCTCGACGCCGCGGCGATAGAGTCCCTCTATCGCGAGGTATCTTTCACCCACGGCTGAGACCAGCCTAAACCCCTGACCCTGGGATGCGATAAAATATGCGGAGACCCACGAACCCGGAATGGCACCCGGGTGTCACGTGCTTGGATTAGATATTGATATACCTGTGCGATTCTATTATCATTGTTCTGGGGAGAGCGCGAACACCTTGAAAACGATGCAGGAATTGACCCGGGAGATCTCTCTCCTGAAGGACAGGATCCGGGAGCTGGAAGAGTCCGAAGCCCACTACAGGACTGTCGTGGAGGGACTGGGGTCTTCCCTGCACCAGTTACGCCTCCTCGTCGACGCGGGGCCGGATTTCTTCTTCCTCAAGGACCTCGACCTCACCTACCAGCTTGTCAACGCGGCAAACGCGCAGTTCTTCGGGCGCACCGAGACCGAGATAGTGGGCAGGAGCGACTGCGATCTCATGCCGGCCGAAGCGGCCGTCGCCTGCCAGCAGAGCGATCGGTTGGCCATAACCGAAAAAAGGACGGTGATCACCACCGAACCCGTCGGGGGAAGGTTCTACGAGACCTACAAATTCCCTTTCCTTGTCAAGGGCACGGTCGCCGGTGTGGCAGGGATCGTGCGCGACGTAACGGAGCGCAAGCTCGCCGAGGAGGAGTTGCGAAAGAGCCGCGCCCTCCTCTCCGACATGATCGAGAACAGCGGCGCCCTCATCTGCGTCAAGGACCGTGACGGACGTTACGAAATGGTAAACC
This genomic window contains:
- a CDS encoding DUF4922 domain-containing protein is translated as MTEELRDRIFATFDGEEDAPSLEESCRGLLSEQQTTWRELRQAYASLRGTRYRDIACDGFSIRLLFNPGRAVNTTAAVSPEEIGERPCFLCVANLPVEQKCILYRREFLILGNPRPVVPFHLTIAHVSHRPQTMAVHTETFLRIAADLGPGFTTLYNGPRCGASAPDHLHFQAVPSGQMPIEKEIHGRKGFTPTVSRTRVTDVSVRRLAGLGREVILIEGDDVPRLAAAFRDYAHDLADVSTPPGGPAGEPMMNATASFDGRIWRLLVFPRRAHRPAAFYRDDDARLLVSPAVMEMAGIIVTPAERDFDRLDAAAIESLYREVSFTHG